The bacterium nucleotide sequence CACAGATTTGTCGGCGAACAATCGGAAGTTGCACGCAAGATTTATCAACTTAAAGGAACAAAAGAAATCTTCTCGTCGCAGGATTCACTGGCATCCGGACAATTGAAGTCTTTTGAAATCGGTTCCGACGAAGGCGAAAGCACATCGAAAATTAATTTTGATAAAGTTTCGAACACCGATGAAATCATACGTTCTATCGACCGCATGATTGATAATCTCAATATTCGGTTGCGGCCGGAATTTAAAAAACGGCTGGAAGCGTGGGATGAATTTAAAAAATTGTATGCTCAGGATAAAATGGTCACGAAAGTTCGCGACAAAGAAATTATCAACGAGCTCTCTATTCATTCGCTTTCCGGTACGCGCATTCCCAAGGTAGCTTTGCCGCAATACAAAGATTGGGGCGATTTACTGCAATGGATCATGAAAGAAAACGTTCCGGGAGAGTTTCCGTACACTGCCGGTGTATTTCCATTCAAACGTACGAGTGAAGATCCGACGCGCATGTTTGCGGGTGAAGGCACACCGGAGCGTACCAACAAACGTTTTCATTATCTTTCCAAGGATCAGCCGTATGCGCGATTATCAACCGCGTTTGATTCTGTGACGCTTTACGGCGAAGATCCGGATTATCGCCCGGATATTTACGGCAAGATCGGTAATTCCGGAGTATCGATCTGTACGCTCGATGATATGAAAAAATTGTACGCCGGATTCGATCTGTGCGATCCGAATACTTCCGTTTCAATGACGATCAACGGTCCTGCGCCGATGATTTTGGCGATGTTTTTCAATACGGCCATCGATCAACAAGTTGAAAAATACCTCCGTGAAAACGGACAAGCGAATAAATTAAATAAACCCAAAGTCGATCACTCGCATCCGCATTATGCAAAAGCAATTAAATACGATGGGGTGATGTTTGGCTATGGCACATTGGGCACGACCGGCGATAAACTCGTCGATCACGAGACGTACGAAAAAATTAAAACAAACACGCTCAGCGTCGTGCGCGGTACAGTACAAGCGGATATTCTCAAAGAAGACCAGGCGCAGAATACATGTATTTTTTCGACGGAATTCGCACTCAAAATGATGGGCGACATGCAGGAATATTACGTCAAAAATAAAATTCGCAATCATTACTCGGTCAGTATTTCCGGATATCATATCGCCGAAGCCGGCGCCAATCCTATTACGCAGACAGCGTTTACTCTGGCGAATGGCTTTACGTATCTCGAATACTACCTCTCACGTGGAATGAATGTTGATGATTTTGCGCCGAATTTGTCCTTTTTCTTTTCCAATGGTCTCGATCCGGAATATTCCGTGATTGGCCGCGTCGCGCGCCGCATTTGGTCCATCGCCCTGAAATACAAATACAAAAGCAATGACCGTTCACAGAAACTGAAATATCACATTCAAACTTCCGGACGGAGTTTGCACGCGATGGAAATCAGTTTCAACGATATCCGCACAACGTTGCAGGCCTTGATGGCCATTTACGATAATTGCAATTCACTCCATACCAACGCGTACGACGAAGCGATTACAACGCCGACGGAAGAATCCGTTCGCCGTGCGATGGCGATTCAATTGATCATCAATAAAGAACTTGGACTTGCTAAAAATGAAAATACACTGCAAGGCTCGTTTATCAT carries:
- a CDS encoding methylmalonyl-CoA mutase family protein; its protein translation is METEIYKPKNKIRFVTAASLFDGHDASINVMRRILQASGVEVIHLGHNRSAEDVVNTAIQEDAQAIAVSSYQGGHIEYFKYMRDLLKQKGAGHIKIFGGGGGVIVSEEIQELESYGIDKIYSPEDGRQLGLQGMINDMLRRTDFPTIDHLNGQVETLNKKDPRVIAQLITYAESLVEESTNGSLDALRKRLDTIKPSKTIPVLGITGTGGAGKSSLTDELVRRFIHDFQDKNVAIISVDPSKRKTGGALLGDRIRMNSIVNPRVYMRSLATRQSNLALSKAIEEAIEIVRAAAFDLIIVETAGIGQSDSEIVDLVDVSMYVMTSDFGAATQLEKIDMIDFADIVVLNKFDKRGSLDALRDVRKQYKRSRKLFEAVDETLPIFGTIASQFNDPGVNVLYTHLIRLINERVKANWSSSMQLTDEMSKKKYIIPPERTRYLSEITDTVRGYHRFVGEQSEVARKIYQLKGTKEIFSSQDSLASGQLKSFEIGSDEGESTSKINFDKVSNTDEIIRSIDRMIDNLNIRLRPEFKKRLEAWDEFKKLYAQDKMVTKVRDKEIINELSIHSLSGTRIPKVALPQYKDWGDLLQWIMKENVPGEFPYTAGVFPFKRTSEDPTRMFAGEGTPERTNKRFHYLSKDQPYARLSTAFDSVTLYGEDPDYRPDIYGKIGNSGVSICTLDDMKKLYAGFDLCDPNTSVSMTINGPAPMILAMFFNTAIDQQVEKYLRENGQANKLNKPKVDHSHPHYAKAIKYDGVMFGYGTLGTTGDKLVDHETYEKIKTNTLSVVRGTVQADILKEDQAQNTCIFSTEFALKMMGDMQEYYVKNKIRNHYSVSISGYHIAEAGANPITQTAFTLANGFTYLEYYLSRGMNVDDFAPNLSFFFSNGLDPEYSVIGRVARRIWSIALKYKYKSNDRSQKLKYHIQTSGRSLHAMEISFNDIRTTLQALMAIYDNCNSLHTNAYDEAITTPTEESVRRAMAIQLIINKELGLAKNENTLQGSFIIEELTDLVEEAILSEFDRISERGGVLGAMETMYQRNKIQEESLLYENLKHSGQLPIVGVNTFLNPSGGSEAKPTELIRSTKDEKEAQIHQLQAFWKIHEK